The sequence below is a genomic window from Flavobacterium sediminilitoris.
CATTACATGTTTCACATTCTAAATGTACATCGGCCATAAATTGCATTTCAATAGTAACTTGTCCGTCTCCTTTGCAGGTTTCGCAACGACCTCCATCTACATTAAATGAAAAATGTTTAGGTTGATAAGCTCTTAATTTTGATATGTTTTGTTTAGAAAATAAATCACGAATATCGTCATAAGCTTTGATATAAGTAACAGGATTTGAACGAGAACTTCTTCCAATAGGATTCTGATCTACATATTCAATGTGTTTTATATTTGAAAAATTACCCGATAATTCTGTAAATTGACCTGGTTTATCTCCAACACCTTCTAGCTTTTTTTGAATAGCTGGAAATAATATTTTTTTTACTAATGTACTTTTTCCACTACCAGAAACACCCGTAATTACGGTTAAACAATCTAATGGAAAAGTAAAATCTTGGTTTTGTAAATTATTTTCTCTTGCTCCAATTACATCTACATGATTTTTGAATTTCCTTCTGTTTTTAGGAACTTCAATTTTTTCTTGTCCATTTAAATATTTAGCAGTTAACGAATCGGCTTTTAATATTTCTTCATAAGTTCCTTGTGCAACTAAATATCCGCCATTTGTTCCAGCTTCAGGACCTATATCAATGATCATGTCTGCTGTTTTCATGATGTCTTCATCATGTTCTACTACAATTACAGTATTTCCTAAATCACGTAGGTTTTTCAATACTTCTATTAGTTGCTCAGTATCTTTTGGATGTAGACCAATACTAGGCTCATCTAATATATACATTGAACCAACTAAACTACTACCTAGTGAAGTGGCTAAATTAATACGTTGTGATTCTCCTCCTGAAAGCGTTGCAGAATTCCTATTTAGAGTTAAATAACTTAATCCTACATTAGAAAGGAAAGATAAACGATTATTTATTTCAATTAAAAGTCTTTTTGCAACTTTTGCATCATATTCGTTTAATTCTAAATCTTTAAAAAATGTAATTAATTTTATAATAGGCAAATCAACAAGTTCTGTAATTGTTTTATTTGCAATTTTAATATAATTTGCTTCAGGTCTAAGTCTTTTTCCTTTACAAACAGTACATTTCGTTTTTCCTCTATATCTAGAAAGTAAAACTCTGTTTTGTATTTTATAATTTTTCTCTTCTAATTCAGTAAAAAAATCATGTAAACCTGTAAAGTATTTATTTCCGTCCCAAATTAATTGTTTTTGTTCATTAGTTAACTCAAAAAAAGGCTTATGAATAGGAAAATCAAACTTATAAGCATTATTAACTAATTGCTCTTTATACCAACTTAATGTATCTCCTCTCCAAGGAAAAATAGCATTCTCATATACGGAAAGTGCAGTATTTGGAATTACTAATTCTTCATCAATACCAATAATATTTCCATAGCCTTCACATTTTGGACAAGCTCCATAAGGATTATTGAAACTAAATAAATGGACATTAGGCTCTAAAAAGGTAATACCATCAAGTTCAAAATTAGTACTAAAATGATGTCTTACTTCTGTATTTAATTCTTGTAAAAAACATTCTCCTTTACCTTCATAAAAAGCAGTCTGAATGGCATCTGCTAAACGATTAAAAAATTCTTCTTCTTCTTTTACAATAATTCTATCAATAACTAATAAAATGTCTTTATTATCTAATGAATGTTGGTCAATTTCATCAAGACGAACCATTTCATTATTTATCAAAATACGAGAAAAACCCTGTTGTAATAATACTTTTAATTTATCTTCTAATGGTCTACCTTCTTCTAAATGAATAGGAGATAAGAGTAACCATTTGCTATTTTGTTCGAATTTTTTTATTTCTAAGATAACATCTGAAACAGTATCTTTTTTTACTTCTTTTCCTGAAACTGGAGAATATGTTTTTCCAATTCTTGCAAATAATAATTTAAGATAATCATAAATTTCTGTAGAAGTTCCTACGGTAGAACGAGCATTAGTAGTATTTACTTTTTGTTCTATTGCAATTGCAGGAGCAATTCCTTTTATATATTCAACTTTAGGTTTATCTAAACGACCTAAAAATTGTCTTGCATAAGAAGACAAACTTTCCACATAACGTCTTTGTCCTTCTGCATATAAAGTGTCGAATGCT
It includes:
- the uvrA gene encoding excinuclease ABC subunit UvrA; this translates as MQTTDFSKLEPKKNILIKGAQLHNLKNIDVAIPRNKLVVVTGLSGSGKSSLAFDTLYAEGQRRYVESLSSYARQFLGRLDKPKVEYIKGIAPAIAIEQKVNTTNARSTVGTSTEIYDYLKLLFARIGKTYSPVSGKEVKKDTVSDVILEIKKFEQNSKWLLLSPIHLEEGRPLEDKLKVLLQQGFSRILINNEMVRLDEIDQHSLDNKDILLVIDRIIVKEEEEFFNRLADAIQTAFYEGKGECFLQELNTEVRHHFSTNFELDGITFLEPNVHLFSFNNPYGACPKCEGYGNIIGIDEELVIPNTALSVYENAIFPWRGDTLSWYKEQLVNNAYKFDFPIHKPFFELTNEQKQLIWDGNKYFTGLHDFFTELEEKNYKIQNRVLLSRYRGKTKCTVCKGKRLRPEANYIKIANKTITELVDLPIIKLITFFKDLELNEYDAKVAKRLLIEINNRLSFLSNVGLSYLTLNRNSATLSGGESQRINLATSLGSSLVGSMYILDEPSIGLHPKDTEQLIEVLKNLRDLGNTVIVVEHDEDIMKTADMIIDIGPEAGTNGGYLVAQGTYEEILKADSLTAKYLNGQEKIEVPKNRRKFKNHVDVIGARENNLQNQDFTFPLDCLTVITGVSGSGKSTLVKKILFPAIQKKLEGVGDKPGQFTELSGNFSNIKHIEYVDQNPIGRSSRSNPVTYIKAYDDIRDLFSKQNISKLRAYQPKHFSFNVDGGRCETCKGDGQVTIEMQFMADVHLECETCNGKRFKKEILEVTFEGKNIDDVLKMTIDEALAFFKEYNQTKITQKLQPLQDVGLGYVQLGQSSSTLSGGEAQRIKLASFLVKGTIKDKALFVFDEPTTGLHFHDIKKLLKSFDALIEKGHSIIVIEHNLDLIKCADYIIDIGPEGGEYGGKLMAFGTPEEVANNKNSVTGKYLAEKL